In Hypanus sabinus isolate sHypSab1 unplaced genomic scaffold, sHypSab1.hap1 scaffold_61, whole genome shotgun sequence, one DNA window encodes the following:
- the LOC132389610 gene encoding zinc finger protein 235-like isoform X1, translating to MAHQGVHIRERPFTCSVCGKRFIKSSHLLSHQRVHTGEKPFTCSECGKRFSELSNLQNHQRVHTGEKPFTCSECGKGFTQSSHLQRHQRVHTGEKPFTCSDCGKSFTHLCNLQNHQPVHTGERPFTCSECGKGFTQSSSLLSHQRVHTGERPFTCSECGKGFTQSSHLKVHQRVHTGEKPFICSVCGKGFTDSSTRQKHQRVHTGEKSFTCSECGKGFTDSSCLLVHQRVHTREKPFTCSECGKGFTQSSHLQRHQRVHTGEKPFKCSECGKRFTQSSTLQAHQRIHTGEKPFTCSVCGKQFTLSFQLLKHQRVHTGERPFACSKCGKRFAGSSNLQRHQQVHTGEKPFTCSVCGKGFTQSSQLLAHQSIHNGEWP from the coding sequence atggctcaccagggagttcacatcagggagcggccattcacttgctcagtctgtgggaagagattcattaaATCATCCCACctgctgagtcatcagcgagttcacactggggagaagccgttcacctgctcagaatgtgggaagagattctctgagttatccaacctacagaatcatcagcgagttcacactggggagaagccattcacctgctcagaatgtgggaagggattcactcagtcatcccacctgcagagacaccagcgagttcacactggggagaagccgttcacctgctcagactgtgggaagagcttCACTCACTTATGcaacctacagaatcatcagccagttcacactggggagaggccattcacctgctcagaatgtgggaagggatttactcagtcatccagcctactgagtcatcagcgagttcacacaggggagaggcccttcacctgctcagaatgtgggaagggattcactcagtcatcccatctgaaggttcatcagcgagttcacactggggagaagccattcatctgctcagtctgtggaaagggattcactgattcatccacccggcagaaacatcagcgagttcacactggggagaagtcgttcacctgctcagaatgtgggaagggattcacggaTTCATCctgcctactggtacatcagcgagttcacactagggagaagccgttcacctgctcagaatgtgggaagggattcactcagtcatcccacctgcagagacatcagcgagttcacactggggagaagccattcaaatgctcagaatgtgggaagagattcactcaatcttccaccctacaggcacaccagcgaattcacactggggagaagccattcacttgctcagtctgtgggaaacaattcactctgtcATTCCAActactgaaacaccagcgagttcacacaggggaaaGGCCATTCGCCTGCTcaaaatgtgggaagagattcgctggatcatccaacctacagagacatcagcaagttcacactggggagaagccgttcacttgctcagtctgtgggaaaggattcactcagtcgtccCAACTACTGGCTCACCAGTCaattcacaatggggagtggccataG